A DNA window from Theobroma cacao cultivar B97-61/B2 chromosome 5, Criollo_cocoa_genome_V2, whole genome shotgun sequence contains the following coding sequences:
- the LOC18597510 gene encoding protein SLE1 — translation MKSSHLTRQQIVWATTSFCSRNFAGALQRQFDGNLVVITKLPEIKFPSCVKETSKAAPKRAKVIMASQQDREELDARARLGETVVPGGTGGKSLAAQEHLAEGRSRGGQTRKEQLGREGYQELGSKGGQTRKEQIGTEGYQEMGRKGGLSTMDKSGGERAAEKGIHIDESKYRT, via the exons ATGAAAAGCAGTCATCTAACACGACAGCAGATTGTATGGGCAACAACCAGCTTCTGTTCCAGGAATTTTGCAGGAGCGCTGCAGAGACAATTCGATGGAAACTTAGTGGTTATAACCAAATTGCCAGAGATCAAG TTTCCGAGCTGTGTAAAAGAAACAAGCAAAGCGGCCCCCAAAAGAGCGAAAGTCATCATGGCCTCGCAACAGGACAGAGAGGAACTCGACGCCAGGGCAAGGCTGGGAGAGACTGTTGTTCCCGGCGGAACTGGTGGCAAGAGCCTTGCAGCTCAAGAGCACCTTGCTGAAG GGAGGAGCCGTGGAGGTCAGACAAGGAAGGAGCAACTGGGGAGAGAAGGGTACCAGGAGCTGGGAAGCAAAGGAGGCCAGACAAGGAAGGAGCAGATAGGAACTGAAGGGTACCAGGAAATGGGCCGAAAAGGTGGACTCAGCACAATGGACAAGTCAGGCGGTGAGCGTGCTGCTGAGAAAGGAATCCACATTGACGAGTCCAAGTACAGAACCTAG
- the LOC18597511 gene encoding chlorophyll synthase, chloroplastic produces the protein MSSVLNTVSSLRLSRIYRNYSNNNRLRVPTQSVSTPASVSFTRRKLTVRAADTDTNEVKSKAPDKAPAGGGSSFNQLLGIKGAAQETNKWKIRLQLTKPVTWPPLVWGVVCGAAASGNFHWNLEDVAKSILCMIMSGPCLTGYTQTLNDWYDREIDAINEPYRPIPSGAISENEVVTQIWLLLLGGIGIAGLLDVWAGHDIPIVFYLALGGSLLSYIYSAPPLKLKQNGWFGNFALGASYISLPWWAGQALFGTLTPDIIVLTLLYSIAGFGIAIVNDFKSVEGDKALGLQSIPVAFGAETAKWICVGAIDITQISVAGYLLGAGKPYYALALLALIVPQVVFQFQYFLKDPVKYDVKYQASAQPFLVLGLLVTALAMSH, from the exons ATGTCATCTGTACTCAACACAGTCTCTTCCTTAAGGCTATCCAGAATCTACCGCAACTACAGCAATAACAATCGCCTCCGAGTGCCGACTCAATCCGTTTCAACTCCCGCTTCTGTCTCTTTCACCA GACGGAAATTGACCGTGAGAGCAGCGGACACTGATACAAACGaag TGAAATCTAAGGCACCGGATAAGGCGCCAGCCGGTGGCGGGTCAAGTTTCAACCAACTTCTTGGTATCAAAGGAGCCGCTCAAGAAACT AATAAATGGAAGATTCGTCTCCAACTTACAAAACCGGTTACTTGGCCTCCTTTGGTATGGGGTGTAGTTTGCGGAGCTGCAGCTTCAG GAAACTTCCACTGGAATTTGGAGGATGTTgccaaatcaattctttgcATGATAATGTCAGGTCCATGTCTCACAGGCTATACTCAG ACTCTCAACGACTGGTATGATAGAGAGATTGATGCAATTAATGAGCCTTATCGTCCAATTCCTTCAGGGGCAATATCTGAGAATGAG GTTGTCACCCAAATCTGGTTGCTACTCTTAGGAGGCATTGGCATAGCTGGTTTACTAGATGTTTGG GCAGGGCATGATATCCCAATTGTATTTTACCTTGCTTTGGGAGGTTCCTTGCTATCGTACATATACTCTGCTCCTCCTTTAAAG TTGAAACAAAATGGCTGGTTCGGAAATTTTGCTCTTGGAGCAAGCTATATCAGTTTGCCATG GTGGGCTGGTCAAGCTTTGTTTGGGACCCTTACACCAGACATAATTGTTCTCACACTCTTGTACAGCATAGCTGGG TTTGGTATTGCCATTGTTAATGACTTCAAAAGTGTTGAAGGAGACAAAGCTCTAGGTTTACAG TCAATTCCGGTAGCCTTTGGGGCTGAAACGGCTAAATGGATTTGTGTCGGTGCTATTGACATAACCCAAATATCTGTAGCTG GTTATCTTCTTGGAGCTGGTAAGCCATATTATGCGCTTGCCCTTCTTGCTTTGATAGTTCCACAAGTTGTATTCCAG TTCCAGTACTTCCTAAAAGATCCTGTCAAGTACGATGTGAAGTATCAG GCAAGTGCACAGCCATTTCTGGTGCTTGGTTTGCTGGTGACTGCTTTAGCAATGAGCCACTGA